A genome region from Engraulis encrasicolus isolate BLACKSEA-1 chromosome 6, IST_EnEncr_1.0, whole genome shotgun sequence includes the following:
- the tmem161a gene encoding transmembrane protein 161A yields MAIMGVQLVVSLLAASLMQRLAPHLSVARWILCSGSLFRFKHPSEEELCALSGKQMTKPSKKDRRQNGNRGEPKPLTVPRDIDLHLESTPVGVMDALVLRFFVEYQWLIDFAVYATGIFLFTEGYYFVMDASTEVNIGAIWCVLTVFFCLRCLHTLMSHYFGTEEGGESSVCLAFGFLSLLVAMLVLVVREDFLEFGLEPGFQSLYDSVEVFARANGYEWTVPVTRLASKFGLAAVCGFIGALLAFPGLRLAQTHLDAVEMNKDRPVVKALLHMGFLSPLLIIVLWVKPIARDFLANAPMGKTTVTLIPSSMFNSVRLWVVVCLCVLRLLLTRYHLQAYLNLAPKWVEQMKREAGRIAAIDIQRKVTRIFCYLTVVTLQYLVPIILILFSTLSLKMLGDFSWGFVEELPGVTPAPVLPTAAPSPSIVGLEGGGGEEEEEDLEVEVQATVAHVFEVFHGLRALLTPLFFRGFFAFLTWWVAACQVISSLFGIYFHQYLMHS; encoded by the exons ATG GCCATAATGGGAGTTCAGCTGGTGGTCAGCTTGCTGGCTGCCAGCTTGATGCAAAGGTTGGCTCCGCACCTCTCCGTTGCACGCTGGATTCTGTGCAGTGGCAG CCTGTTTCGCTTCAAGCACCCTTCTGAAGAAGAGCTTTGTGCCTTGTCTGGAAAACAGATGACCAAACCCAGCAAAAAAGACAG GAGACAGAATGGCAACAGAGGAGAGCCAAAGCCTCTGACGGTGCCCCGGGACATAGACCTGCATCTGGAGAGCACGCCCGTCGGTGTCATGGATgccctag TGCTGCGCTTCTTTGTGGAGTACCAGTGGCTTATTGATTTCGCTGTCTATGCAACGGGCATTTTTCTATTCACGGAGGGATACTACTTTGTTATGGACGCCAGCACGGAGGTCAACATCGGAGCCATCTGGTGCGTGCTGACGGTGTTCTTCTGCCT GAGGTGTCTCCATACTCTGATGAGCCACTACTTCGGTACGGAGGAGGGAGGCGAGAGCTCCGTGTGCCTGGCGTTCGGCTTCCTGTCCCTACTGGTCGCCATGCTGGTGCTGGTTGTCAGGGAGGACTTCCTGGAGTTCGGCCTGGAACCAG GTTTTCAGAGTCTCTATGACAGTGTGGAAGTCTTCGCGAGAGCAAATGGCTATGAGTGGAC AGTGCCCGTGACCAGGCTGGCGTCGAAGTTTGGCCTGGCCGCCGTCTGTGGCTTCATCGGAGCTCTGCTGGCCTTCCCTGGCCTCCGATTGGCCCAGACACACCTGGACGCCGTGGAGATGAACAAGGACCGGCCCGTCGTCAA AGCCCTCCTGCACATGggcttcctctcccctctgctgaTCATCGTGTTGTGGGTTAAGCCAATCGCCAGAGACTTCCTGGCCAACGCTCCAATGGGAAAGACCACAGTCACACT GATCCCCAGCTCGATGTTCAACTCGGTGCGtctgtgggtggtggtgtgtttgtgtgtgctgcgtcTGCTCCTCACCCGCTACCACCTGCAGGCCTACCTCAACCTGGCGCCCAAGTGGGTGGAGCAGATGAAGAGGGAGGCGGGACGCATTGCAGCCATCGACATCCAGAGGAAG GTTACCAGGATATTCTGCTACTTGACGGTGGTCACTCTGCAGTACCTGGTCCCCATCATACTGATTCTCTTCTCAACTCTTTCACTGAAGATGCTGG GTGACTTCTCGTGGGGTTTCGTAGAAGAGCTACCGGGCGTGACCCCGGCGCCTGTCCTCCCCACGGCCGCCCCCTCGCCCTCCATCGTGGGCCTGGAGGGGGGcggcggcgaggaggaggaggaggacctagAGGTGGAGGTGCAGGCCACGGTGGCGCACGTCTTCGAGGTCTTCCACGGCCTGCGCGCCCTCCTCACGCCGCTCTTCTTCCGCGGCTTCTTCGCCTTCCTCACCTGGTGGGTTGCGGCCTGCCAGGTCATCAGCAGCCTGTTCGGCATCTACTTCCACCAGTACCTCATGCACAGCTAG